One window of Channa argus isolate prfri chromosome 4, Channa argus male v1.0, whole genome shotgun sequence genomic DNA carries:
- the ptprnb gene encoding receptor-type tyrosine-protein phosphatase-like N isoform X3, whose product MRSPRLWAALCLLLTASCRLCVAARHGCVFEKKLCPRDQLCSDDGLFGQCQAPHQEPVQYQVSIPVLHKLQEVLKDLMVQGLTWRDDVTQAIISRELSHVPTVVSSSKLHERSLKQSSRLSGPSEQRVQGSEDLADPDMMQQYVDYMILDPSRSSVHMQTPLLDPYTYRQRQYGYQEEEERSLNSLDNNPAFPHLATSSRSRGNSLDRDRQILQDLVSFYLTSPSSSSSSSSSSPVQSLSRHRGASGFPSSSSFFPELDFPLDYGEDYVSQMSQLSKQQQQEQAEKKPQKEYDALSGLDERSLQRLALLLDYYGLDVKDLSPEQKDNLPAALKQLQLESSYAHKQTKDGYGNNAGKGKKMTESSMAYKVVPPPAPATTIKAPKPEGGQKETPTTVTSKVDKLGKKEPQTETEEFGYIVTNQSVVGPAITFRIKPNSKNLTAGEVADKAVAEKNFLETEMGLKVLQSGVGERNDGKALPLATRVQPNSRWVFATLVAMACIGGILVAAMTIACLRHHAHRLAAKKLGLGPEGGSFTHQEYQDLCRQHMASKGAFGRLEAAALGAVGGASGGGGGGPGGGVAGAGVGGGAGAAGGADSRVSSVSSQFSDGAQPSPSSHSSTPSWCEEPAQTNMDISTGHMILAYMEDHLRNKDRLMKEWEALCSYQAEPSAVSVAQSDTNAKKNRCPDSVPYDHSRVKLKAEVNPSRSDYINASTIIEHDPRMPAYIATQGPLSHTISDFWQMVWENGCTVIVMMTALVEDGEKQCDRYWPDEGSSLYHIYEVNLVSEHIWCNDFLVRSFYLKNVQTQETRTLTQFHFLSWPAQGIPNSTRPLLDFRRKVNKCYRGRSCPIIVHCSDGTGRTGTYILIDMVLNRMAKGVKEIDIAATLEHVRDQRPGMVRTKDQFEFALTAVAEEVNAILKALPQ is encoded by the exons ACGGTTTGTTTGGACAGTGCCAGGCTCCTCACCAGGAGCCTGTCCAGTACCAGGTGTCCATACCTGTCCTCCACAAGCTGCAGGAAGTCCTCAAAGACCTGATGGTGCAAG GTCTGACATGGAGGGACGACGTCACTCAGGCCATTATCAGTCGAGAGCTGAGTCACGTTCCCACTGTTGTCTCCAGCTCTAAGCTGCACGAGAGGTCCCTCAAACA GTCGTCCAGGCTTTCAGGACCCAGTGAGCAGAGGGTTCAGGGGTCAGAGGATCTGGCGGACCCTGACATGATGCAGCAGTATGTGGACTACATGATTCTCGACCCCTCTCGATCCTCCGTACACATGCAGACGCCCCTGTTAGACCCATACACCTACCGCCAG CGTCAGTACGGCtatcaggaggaggaggagcgatCTCTCAACTCCCTGGATAATAATCCAGCTTTCCCGCACCTCGCCACCTCCTCTCGCTCCAGAGGAAACTCACTGGACCGAGACCGGCAGATTCTCCAGGACCTGGTGTCCTTTTACCTcacctccccttcctcctcttcctcctcgtccTCTTCCTCACCTGTGCAGTCCCTCTCCCGCCACAGAGGGGCTTCGGGATTCCCTTCGTCTTCTTCCTTCTTCCCGGAGCTGGACTTCCCTCTGGACTATGGGGAGGACTACGTTTCCCAGATGTCCCAGCTCAGCaagcagcagcaacaagagCAGGCGGAGAAGAAGCCGCAGAAGGAGTATGATGCCCTATCAGGCCTGGATG AGCGCTCTCTGCAGAGACTGGCTCTGCTGCTCGACTACTACGGCCTCGATGTCAAGGATCTGTCCCCCGAGCAGAAAGACAACCTGCCGGCCGCTctgaagcagctgcagctggagagCTCGTATGCCCACAAGCAAACCAAAG ATGGATATGGAAACAACGCTGGCAAAGGAAAGAAG ATGACAGAGAGTTCAATGGCCTATAAAGTGGTGCCCCCCCCGGCTCCAGCCACCACCATCAAGGCCCCCAAACCAGAAGGAGGCCAGAAAGAGACGCCCACCACCGTAACGTCCAAAGTGGACAAACTGGGAAAGAAGGaaccacagacagagacagaagaatTTGGCTACATCGTCACCAACCAGAg CGTTGTCGGACCTGCAATCACCTTCAGGATCAAACCCAACTCCAAGAACCTGACGGCAGGAGAGGTGGCAGACAAAGCCG TTGCAGAGAAGAACTTTCTGGAGACTGAGATGGGCCTAAAGGTGCTGCAGAGCGGAGTTGGAGAG AGGAATGATGGGAAGGCTTTGCCCCTGGCGACCAGAGTCCAGCCCAACTCCCGCTGGGTGTTTGCCACGCTGGTGGCCATGGCCTGCATCGGGGGCATCCTGGTGGCGGCAATGACCATCGCCTGTCTGCGTCATCACGCCCACCGGCTGGCAGCGAAGAAGCTGGGTCTGGGACCGGAGGGAGGCAGCTTCACCCACCAGGAGTACCAG GACCTGTGTCGCCAGCACATGGCCTCCAAAGGTGCCTTCGGGCGCCTAGAAGCCGCAGCCCTGGGCGCCGTGGGAGGAGCaagcggaggaggaggaggaggaccgGGTGGAGGCGTAGCGGGTGCCGGTGTCGGTGGAGGGGCAGGAGCAGCGGGAGGTGCCGACTCGAGGGTGAGCAGCGTGTCTTCCCAGTTCAGCGACGGGGCCCAGCCCAGTCCCAGCTCCCACAGTAGCACCCCGTCATGGTGCGAGGAGCCGGCCCAGACCAACATGGACATCTCCACCGGTCACATGATCCTG GCCTACATGGAGGACCACCTGAGGAACAAAGACCGCCTGATGAAGGAGTGGGAGGCTCTGTGCTCCTACCAGGCCGAGCCCAGCGCCGTCTCTGTGGCCCAGAGCGACACCAATGCAAAGAAGAACCGCTGCCCGGACTCTGTTCCCT ATGATCACTCGAGGGTGAAGCTGAAGGCCGAGGTTAACCCTTCACGATCCGACTACATCAACGCCAGCACCATA ATTGAGCATGACCCCCGGATGCCAGCCTACATTGCCACGCAGGGCCCCCTGTCACACACCATCTCTGACTTCTGGCAG ATGGTGTGGGAGAACGGCTGCACTGTGATCGTGATGATGACGGCTCTGGTGGAGGATGGAGAGAAACAGTGTGACCGCTACTGGCCCGATGAAGGCTCGTCTCTGTACCACATCTATGAG GTAAACTTGGTGTCGGAGCACATCTGGTGTAACGACTTCCTGGTAAGAAGTTTCTACCTGAAGAATGTGCAGACCCAGGAGACCAGGACCCTCACTCAGTTCCACTTCCTCAGCTGGCCGGCTCAGGGCATCCCCAACTCCACGCGCCCTCTGCTGGATTTCCGCAG GAAGGTGAATAAGTGTTACCGAGGACGTTCCTGCCCCATCATTGTGCACTGCAG CGACGGTACGGGTCGGACTGGGACTTACATCCTGATTGACATGGTTCTGAATCGTATGGCTAAAG gtgtGAAAGAGATCGACATCGCTGCAACACTGGAGCACGTCCGGGACCAGAGGCCTGGGATGGTGCGCACCAAG GACCAGTTTGAGTTCGCTCTGACGGCCGTGGCAGAGGAGGTCAACGCCATCCTCAAAGCTCTGCCCCAGTGA
- the ptprnb gene encoding receptor-type tyrosine-protein phosphatase-like N isoform X2, with product MRSPRLWAALCLLLTASCRLCVAARHGCVFEKKLCPRDQLCSDDGLFGQCQAPHQEPVQYQVSIPVLHKLQEVLKDLMVQGLTWRDDVTQAIISRELSHVPTVVSSSKLHERSLKQSSRLSGPSEQRVQGSEDLADPDMMQQYVDYMILDPSRSSVHMQTPLLDPYTYRQRQYGYQEEEERSLNSLDNNPAFPHLATSSRSRGNSLDRDRQILQDLVSFYLTSPSSSSSSSSSSPVQSLSRHRGASGFPSSSSFFPELDFPLDYGEDYVSQMSQLSKQQQQEQAEKKPQKEYDALSGLDERSLQRLALLLDYYGLDVKDLSPEQKDNLPAALKQLQLESSYAHKQTKDGYGNNAGKGKKMTESSMAYKVVPPPAPATTIKAPKPEGGQKETPTTVTSKVDKLGKKEPQTETEEFGYIVTNQSPLSLNDGVHLLELLSERIGLSTGFFINISVVGPAITFRIKPNSKNLTAGEVADKAVAEKNFLETEMGLKVLQSGVGERNDGKALPLATRVQPNSRWVFATLVAMACIGGILVAAMTIACLRHHAHRLAAKKLGLGPEGGSFTHQEYQHMASKGAFGRLEAAALGAVGGASGGGGGGPGGGVAGAGVGGGAGAAGGADSRVSSVSSQFSDGAQPSPSSHSSTPSWCEEPAQTNMDISTGHMILAYMEDHLRNKDRLMKEWEALCSYQAEPSAVSVAQSDTNAKKNRCPDSVPYDHSRVKLKAEVNPSRSDYINASTIIEHDPRMPAYIATQGPLSHTISDFWQMVWENGCTVIVMMTALVEDGEKQCDRYWPDEGSSLYHIYEVNLVSEHIWCNDFLVRSFYLKNVQTQETRTLTQFHFLSWPAQGIPNSTRPLLDFRRKVNKCYRGRSCPIIVHCSDGTGRTGTYILIDMVLNRMAKGVKEIDIAATLEHVRDQRPGMVRTKDQFEFALTAVAEEVNAILKALPQ from the exons ACGGTTTGTTTGGACAGTGCCAGGCTCCTCACCAGGAGCCTGTCCAGTACCAGGTGTCCATACCTGTCCTCCACAAGCTGCAGGAAGTCCTCAAAGACCTGATGGTGCAAG GTCTGACATGGAGGGACGACGTCACTCAGGCCATTATCAGTCGAGAGCTGAGTCACGTTCCCACTGTTGTCTCCAGCTCTAAGCTGCACGAGAGGTCCCTCAAACA GTCGTCCAGGCTTTCAGGACCCAGTGAGCAGAGGGTTCAGGGGTCAGAGGATCTGGCGGACCCTGACATGATGCAGCAGTATGTGGACTACATGATTCTCGACCCCTCTCGATCCTCCGTACACATGCAGACGCCCCTGTTAGACCCATACACCTACCGCCAG CGTCAGTACGGCtatcaggaggaggaggagcgatCTCTCAACTCCCTGGATAATAATCCAGCTTTCCCGCACCTCGCCACCTCCTCTCGCTCCAGAGGAAACTCACTGGACCGAGACCGGCAGATTCTCCAGGACCTGGTGTCCTTTTACCTcacctccccttcctcctcttcctcctcgtccTCTTCCTCACCTGTGCAGTCCCTCTCCCGCCACAGAGGGGCTTCGGGATTCCCTTCGTCTTCTTCCTTCTTCCCGGAGCTGGACTTCCCTCTGGACTATGGGGAGGACTACGTTTCCCAGATGTCCCAGCTCAGCaagcagcagcaacaagagCAGGCGGAGAAGAAGCCGCAGAAGGAGTATGATGCCCTATCAGGCCTGGATG AGCGCTCTCTGCAGAGACTGGCTCTGCTGCTCGACTACTACGGCCTCGATGTCAAGGATCTGTCCCCCGAGCAGAAAGACAACCTGCCGGCCGCTctgaagcagctgcagctggagagCTCGTATGCCCACAAGCAAACCAAAG ATGGATATGGAAACAACGCTGGCAAAGGAAAGAAG ATGACAGAGAGTTCAATGGCCTATAAAGTGGTGCCCCCCCCGGCTCCAGCCACCACCATCAAGGCCCCCAAACCAGAAGGAGGCCAGAAAGAGACGCCCACCACCGTAACGTCCAAAGTGGACAAACTGGGAAAGAAGGaaccacagacagagacagaagaatTTGGCTACATCGTCACCAACCAGAg CCCCCTCAGTCTGAACGATGGGGTGCACCTGTTGGAGCTGCTGTCAGAGAGAATCGGCCTCTCCACCGGCTTCTTCATCAACATCAG CGTTGTCGGACCTGCAATCACCTTCAGGATCAAACCCAACTCCAAGAACCTGACGGCAGGAGAGGTGGCAGACAAAGCCG TTGCAGAGAAGAACTTTCTGGAGACTGAGATGGGCCTAAAGGTGCTGCAGAGCGGAGTTGGAGAG AGGAATGATGGGAAGGCTTTGCCCCTGGCGACCAGAGTCCAGCCCAACTCCCGCTGGGTGTTTGCCACGCTGGTGGCCATGGCCTGCATCGGGGGCATCCTGGTGGCGGCAATGACCATCGCCTGTCTGCGTCATCACGCCCACCGGCTGGCAGCGAAGAAGCTGGGTCTGGGACCGGAGGGAGGCAGCTTCACCCACCAGGAGTACCAG CACATGGCCTCCAAAGGTGCCTTCGGGCGCCTAGAAGCCGCAGCCCTGGGCGCCGTGGGAGGAGCaagcggaggaggaggaggaggaccgGGTGGAGGCGTAGCGGGTGCCGGTGTCGGTGGAGGGGCAGGAGCAGCGGGAGGTGCCGACTCGAGGGTGAGCAGCGTGTCTTCCCAGTTCAGCGACGGGGCCCAGCCCAGTCCCAGCTCCCACAGTAGCACCCCGTCATGGTGCGAGGAGCCGGCCCAGACCAACATGGACATCTCCACCGGTCACATGATCCTG GCCTACATGGAGGACCACCTGAGGAACAAAGACCGCCTGATGAAGGAGTGGGAGGCTCTGTGCTCCTACCAGGCCGAGCCCAGCGCCGTCTCTGTGGCCCAGAGCGACACCAATGCAAAGAAGAACCGCTGCCCGGACTCTGTTCCCT ATGATCACTCGAGGGTGAAGCTGAAGGCCGAGGTTAACCCTTCACGATCCGACTACATCAACGCCAGCACCATA ATTGAGCATGACCCCCGGATGCCAGCCTACATTGCCACGCAGGGCCCCCTGTCACACACCATCTCTGACTTCTGGCAG ATGGTGTGGGAGAACGGCTGCACTGTGATCGTGATGATGACGGCTCTGGTGGAGGATGGAGAGAAACAGTGTGACCGCTACTGGCCCGATGAAGGCTCGTCTCTGTACCACATCTATGAG GTAAACTTGGTGTCGGAGCACATCTGGTGTAACGACTTCCTGGTAAGAAGTTTCTACCTGAAGAATGTGCAGACCCAGGAGACCAGGACCCTCACTCAGTTCCACTTCCTCAGCTGGCCGGCTCAGGGCATCCCCAACTCCACGCGCCCTCTGCTGGATTTCCGCAG GAAGGTGAATAAGTGTTACCGAGGACGTTCCTGCCCCATCATTGTGCACTGCAG CGACGGTACGGGTCGGACTGGGACTTACATCCTGATTGACATGGTTCTGAATCGTATGGCTAAAG gtgtGAAAGAGATCGACATCGCTGCAACACTGGAGCACGTCCGGGACCAGAGGCCTGGGATGGTGCGCACCAAG GACCAGTTTGAGTTCGCTCTGACGGCCGTGGCAGAGGAGGTCAACGCCATCCTCAAAGCTCTGCCCCAGTGA
- the ptprnb gene encoding receptor-type tyrosine-protein phosphatase-like N isoform X1: protein MRSPRLWAALCLLLTASCRLCVAARHGCVFEKKLCPRDQLCSDDGLFGQCQAPHQEPVQYQVSIPVLHKLQEVLKDLMVQGLTWRDDVTQAIISRELSHVPTVVSSSKLHERSLKQSSRLSGPSEQRVQGSEDLADPDMMQQYVDYMILDPSRSSVHMQTPLLDPYTYRQRQYGYQEEEERSLNSLDNNPAFPHLATSSRSRGNSLDRDRQILQDLVSFYLTSPSSSSSSSSSSPVQSLSRHRGASGFPSSSSFFPELDFPLDYGEDYVSQMSQLSKQQQQEQAEKKPQKEYDALSGLDERSLQRLALLLDYYGLDVKDLSPEQKDNLPAALKQLQLESSYAHKQTKDGYGNNAGKGKKMTESSMAYKVVPPPAPATTIKAPKPEGGQKETPTTVTSKVDKLGKKEPQTETEEFGYIVTNQSPLSLNDGVHLLELLSERIGLSTGFFINISVVGPAITFRIKPNSKNLTAGEVADKAVAEKNFLETEMGLKVLQSGVGERNDGKALPLATRVQPNSRWVFATLVAMACIGGILVAAMTIACLRHHAHRLAAKKLGLGPEGGSFTHQEYQDLCRQHMASKGAFGRLEAAALGAVGGASGGGGGGPGGGVAGAGVGGGAGAAGGADSRVSSVSSQFSDGAQPSPSSHSSTPSWCEEPAQTNMDISTGHMILAYMEDHLRNKDRLMKEWEALCSYQAEPSAVSVAQSDTNAKKNRCPDSVPYDHSRVKLKAEVNPSRSDYINASTIIEHDPRMPAYIATQGPLSHTISDFWQMVWENGCTVIVMMTALVEDGEKQCDRYWPDEGSSLYHIYEVNLVSEHIWCNDFLVRSFYLKNVQTQETRTLTQFHFLSWPAQGIPNSTRPLLDFRRKVNKCYRGRSCPIIVHCSDGTGRTGTYILIDMVLNRMAKGVKEIDIAATLEHVRDQRPGMVRTKDQFEFALTAVAEEVNAILKALPQ, encoded by the exons ACGGTTTGTTTGGACAGTGCCAGGCTCCTCACCAGGAGCCTGTCCAGTACCAGGTGTCCATACCTGTCCTCCACAAGCTGCAGGAAGTCCTCAAAGACCTGATGGTGCAAG GTCTGACATGGAGGGACGACGTCACTCAGGCCATTATCAGTCGAGAGCTGAGTCACGTTCCCACTGTTGTCTCCAGCTCTAAGCTGCACGAGAGGTCCCTCAAACA GTCGTCCAGGCTTTCAGGACCCAGTGAGCAGAGGGTTCAGGGGTCAGAGGATCTGGCGGACCCTGACATGATGCAGCAGTATGTGGACTACATGATTCTCGACCCCTCTCGATCCTCCGTACACATGCAGACGCCCCTGTTAGACCCATACACCTACCGCCAG CGTCAGTACGGCtatcaggaggaggaggagcgatCTCTCAACTCCCTGGATAATAATCCAGCTTTCCCGCACCTCGCCACCTCCTCTCGCTCCAGAGGAAACTCACTGGACCGAGACCGGCAGATTCTCCAGGACCTGGTGTCCTTTTACCTcacctccccttcctcctcttcctcctcgtccTCTTCCTCACCTGTGCAGTCCCTCTCCCGCCACAGAGGGGCTTCGGGATTCCCTTCGTCTTCTTCCTTCTTCCCGGAGCTGGACTTCCCTCTGGACTATGGGGAGGACTACGTTTCCCAGATGTCCCAGCTCAGCaagcagcagcaacaagagCAGGCGGAGAAGAAGCCGCAGAAGGAGTATGATGCCCTATCAGGCCTGGATG AGCGCTCTCTGCAGAGACTGGCTCTGCTGCTCGACTACTACGGCCTCGATGTCAAGGATCTGTCCCCCGAGCAGAAAGACAACCTGCCGGCCGCTctgaagcagctgcagctggagagCTCGTATGCCCACAAGCAAACCAAAG ATGGATATGGAAACAACGCTGGCAAAGGAAAGAAG ATGACAGAGAGTTCAATGGCCTATAAAGTGGTGCCCCCCCCGGCTCCAGCCACCACCATCAAGGCCCCCAAACCAGAAGGAGGCCAGAAAGAGACGCCCACCACCGTAACGTCCAAAGTGGACAAACTGGGAAAGAAGGaaccacagacagagacagaagaatTTGGCTACATCGTCACCAACCAGAg CCCCCTCAGTCTGAACGATGGGGTGCACCTGTTGGAGCTGCTGTCAGAGAGAATCGGCCTCTCCACCGGCTTCTTCATCAACATCAG CGTTGTCGGACCTGCAATCACCTTCAGGATCAAACCCAACTCCAAGAACCTGACGGCAGGAGAGGTGGCAGACAAAGCCG TTGCAGAGAAGAACTTTCTGGAGACTGAGATGGGCCTAAAGGTGCTGCAGAGCGGAGTTGGAGAG AGGAATGATGGGAAGGCTTTGCCCCTGGCGACCAGAGTCCAGCCCAACTCCCGCTGGGTGTTTGCCACGCTGGTGGCCATGGCCTGCATCGGGGGCATCCTGGTGGCGGCAATGACCATCGCCTGTCTGCGTCATCACGCCCACCGGCTGGCAGCGAAGAAGCTGGGTCTGGGACCGGAGGGAGGCAGCTTCACCCACCAGGAGTACCAG GACCTGTGTCGCCAGCACATGGCCTCCAAAGGTGCCTTCGGGCGCCTAGAAGCCGCAGCCCTGGGCGCCGTGGGAGGAGCaagcggaggaggaggaggaggaccgGGTGGAGGCGTAGCGGGTGCCGGTGTCGGTGGAGGGGCAGGAGCAGCGGGAGGTGCCGACTCGAGGGTGAGCAGCGTGTCTTCCCAGTTCAGCGACGGGGCCCAGCCCAGTCCCAGCTCCCACAGTAGCACCCCGTCATGGTGCGAGGAGCCGGCCCAGACCAACATGGACATCTCCACCGGTCACATGATCCTG GCCTACATGGAGGACCACCTGAGGAACAAAGACCGCCTGATGAAGGAGTGGGAGGCTCTGTGCTCCTACCAGGCCGAGCCCAGCGCCGTCTCTGTGGCCCAGAGCGACACCAATGCAAAGAAGAACCGCTGCCCGGACTCTGTTCCCT ATGATCACTCGAGGGTGAAGCTGAAGGCCGAGGTTAACCCTTCACGATCCGACTACATCAACGCCAGCACCATA ATTGAGCATGACCCCCGGATGCCAGCCTACATTGCCACGCAGGGCCCCCTGTCACACACCATCTCTGACTTCTGGCAG ATGGTGTGGGAGAACGGCTGCACTGTGATCGTGATGATGACGGCTCTGGTGGAGGATGGAGAGAAACAGTGTGACCGCTACTGGCCCGATGAAGGCTCGTCTCTGTACCACATCTATGAG GTAAACTTGGTGTCGGAGCACATCTGGTGTAACGACTTCCTGGTAAGAAGTTTCTACCTGAAGAATGTGCAGACCCAGGAGACCAGGACCCTCACTCAGTTCCACTTCCTCAGCTGGCCGGCTCAGGGCATCCCCAACTCCACGCGCCCTCTGCTGGATTTCCGCAG GAAGGTGAATAAGTGTTACCGAGGACGTTCCTGCCCCATCATTGTGCACTGCAG CGACGGTACGGGTCGGACTGGGACTTACATCCTGATTGACATGGTTCTGAATCGTATGGCTAAAG gtgtGAAAGAGATCGACATCGCTGCAACACTGGAGCACGTCCGGGACCAGAGGCCTGGGATGGTGCGCACCAAG GACCAGTTTGAGTTCGCTCTGACGGCCGTGGCAGAGGAGGTCAACGCCATCCTCAAAGCTCTGCCCCAGTGA
- the LOC137125048 gene encoding tubulin alpha chain-like: protein MRECISMHVGQAGAQMGNACWELYCLEHGIQPDGQMPSDKTIGGGDDSFNTFFSETGAGKHVPRAVFVDLEPTVIDEVRTGIYRQLFHPEQLITGKEDAANNYARGHYTVGKEIIDLVLDRTRKLADQCTGLQGFLIFHSFGGGTGSGFTSLLMERLSVDYGKKSKLEFAVYPAPQVSTAVVEPYNSILTTHTTLEHSDCAFMVDNEAIYDICRRNLDIERPTYTNLNRLIGQIVSSITASLRFDGALNVDLTEFQTNLVPYPRIHFPLATYAPVISAEKAYHEQLSVADITNACFEPANQMVKCDPRHGKYMACCLLYRGDVVPKDVNSAIATIKTKRTIQFVDWCPTGFKVGINYQPPTVVPGGDLAKVQRAVCMLSNTTAIAEAWARLDHKFDLMYAKRAFVHWYVGEGMEEGEFSEAREDMAALEKDYEEVGTDSVGDEDEGEEY from the exons ATG CGTGAATGTATTTCAATGCACGTCGGCCAGGCCGGTGCCCAGATGGGCAATGCATGCTGGGAGCTGTACTGCCTGGAGCACGGCATCCAGCCTGATGGTCAGATGCCCAGTGACAAGACCATCGGAGGGGGAGACGACTCCTTCAACACCTTCTTCAGTGAAACTGGAGCTGGTAAACATGTTCCCAGAGCCGTCTTCGTGGACTTGGAGCCAACAGTCATTG ATGAGGTCCGAACGGGAATCTATCGTCAGCTCTTCCACCCTGAACAGCTGATCACTGGAAAGGAAGATGCTGCCAACAACTATGCTCGAGGTCACTACACAGTTGGCAAAGAGATCATCGACCTGGTCCTAGACAGGACTCGTAAACTG GCCGACCAGTGCACAGGACTCCAGGGTTTCCTCATCTTCCACTCCTTTGGAGGGGGAACCGGCTCTGGCTTCACCTCTCTGCTGATGGAGCGTCTCTCTGTCGACTATGGCAAGAAGTCCAAACTGGAGTTTGCTGTTTACCCAGCCCCCCAGGTGTCCACAGCTGTGGTGGAGCCCTACAACTCCATCCTGACCACCCACACAACCCTGGAGCACTCTGACTGCGCCTTCATGGTGGACAACGAGGCCATCTATGACATCTGCCGCAGGAACCTGGACATCGAGCGCCCCACTTACACCAACCTCAACAGGCTGATTGGACAGATCGTCTCCTCCATCACCGCCTCGCTCCGCTTTGACGGTGCCTTGAATGTGGACCTGACAGAGTTCCAGACCAACCTGGTGCCCTACCCTCGTATCCACTTCCCTCTAGCCACCTACGCCCCGGTTATCTCGGCAGAGAAGGCCTATCATGAGCAGCTCTCCGTGGCTGACATCACGAACGCCTGCTTTGAGCCAGCCAATCAGATGGTGAAATGTGACCCCCGCCACGGAAAGTACATGGCCTGCTGCCTCCTGTACCGTGGAGACGTGGTGCCCAAAGACGTCAACTCTGCCATTGCCACCATTAAGACAAAGCGGACCATCCAGTTTGTGGACTGGTGTCCCACAGGCTTCAAGGTGGGCATCAACTACCAGCCTCCCACTGTGGTCCCCGGTGGAGACCTGGCCAAGGTGCAGAGGGCCGTGTGCATGCTGAGTAACACCACAGCCATCGCAGAAGCCTGGGCTCGACTCGACCACAAGTTCGACCTGATGTACGCCAAGAGGGCCTTCGTGCACTGGTACGTCGGAGAGGGGATGGAGGAGGGAGAGTTCTCAGAGGCCAGGGAGGACATGGCTGCCCTGGAGAAGGATTATGAAGAGGTGGGCACTGATAGCGTTGGGGATGAGGATGAAGGCGAGGAGTACTAG
- the si:ch211-114n24.6 gene encoding tubulin alpha-1A chain: protein MRECISVHVGQAGAQIGNACWELYCLEHGIQPDGQMPSDKTIGGGDDSFNTFFSETGAGKHVPRAVFVDLEPTVIDEIRTGTYRQLFHPEQLITGKEDAANNYARGHYTIGKEIIDLVLDRTRKLADQCTGLQGFLIFHSFGGGTGSGFTSLLMERLSVDYGKKSKLEFAIYPAPQVSTAVVEPYNSILTTHTTLEHSDCAFMVDNEAIYDICRRNLDIERPTYTNLNRLIGQIVSSITASLRFDGALNVDLTEFQTNLVPYPRIHFPLATYAPVISAEKAYHEQLSVAEITNACFEPANQMVKCDPRHGKYMACCLLFRGDVVPKDVNSAIATIKTKRTIQFVDWCPTGFKVGINYQPPTVVPGGDLAKVQRAVCMLSNTTAIAEAWARLDHKFDLMYAKRAFVHWYVGEGMEEGEFSEAREDMAALEKDYEEVGTDSIGDEGEEEGEEY from the exons ATG CGTGAGTGCATCTCTGTCCACGTCGGCCAGGCCGGTGCCCAGATAGGCAATGCATGCTGGGAGCTATACTGCCTGGAGCACGGCATCCAGCCAGATGGTCAGATGCCCAGTGACAAGACCATCGGAGGGGGAGACGACTCCTTCAACACCTTCTTCAGTGAAACTGGAGCTGGTAAACATGTTCCCAGAGCCGTCTTCGTGGACTTGGAGCCAACAGTCATTG ATGAGATCCGAACAGGAACCTATCGTCAGCTCTTCCATCCCGAGCAGCTGATCACTGGAAAGGAAGATGCTGCCAACAACTATGCTCGAGGTCACTACACCATTGGCAAAGAGATCATCGACCTGGTTCTTGACAGGACCCGTAAACTG GCCGACCAGTGCACAGGACTCCAGGGTTTCCTCATCTTCCACTCCTTTGGAGGGGGAACCGGCTCTGGCTTCACCTCTCTGCTGATGGAGCGTCTCTCTGTCGACTATGGCAAGAAGTCCAAACTGGAGTTTGCCATCTATCCAGCCCCCCAGGTGTCCACAGCTGTGGTGGAGCCCTACAACTCCATCCTGACCACCCACACAACCCTGGAGCACTCTGACTGCGCCTTCATGGTGGACAACGAGGCCATCTATGACATCTGCCGCAGGAACCTGGACATCGAGCGCCCCACTTACACCAACCTCAACAGGCTGATTGGACAGATCGTCTCCTCCATCACCGCCTCGCTCCGCTTTGACGGTGCCTTGAATGTGGACCTGACAGAGTTCCAGACCAACCTGGTGCCCTACCCTCGTATCCACTTCCCTCTAGCCACCTACGCCCCAGTTATCTCAGCAGAGAAGGCCTATCATGAGCAGTTGTCAGTGGCAGAGATCACAAACGCCTGCTTTGAGCCAGCCAATCAGATGGTGAAATGTGACCCCCGCCACGGTAAGTACATGGCCTGCTGCCTGCTATTCCGTGGAGACGTGGTGCCCAAAGACGTCAACTCTGCCATTGCCACCATTAAGACAAAGCGGACCATCCAGTTTGTGGACTGGTGTCCCACAGGCTTCAAGGTGGGCATCAACTACCAGCCTCCCACTGTGGTCCCCGGTGGAGACCTGGCCAAGGTGCAGAGGGCCGTGTGCATGCTGAGTAACACCACAGCCATCGCAGAAGCCTGGGCTCGACTCGACCACAAGTTCGACCTGATGTACGCCAAGAGGGCCTTCGTGCACTGGTACGTCGGAGAGGGGATGGAGGAGGGAGAGTTCTCAGAGGCCAGGGAGGACATGGCTGCCCTGGAGAAGGATTATGAAGAGGTGGGCACCGATAGCATCGGGgatgaaggagaggaagagggggaggaatattaa